A window of the Thermoleophilia bacterium genome harbors these coding sequences:
- a CDS encoding SDR family oxidoreductase: MTRSVAVVTGAGRGVGRATVERLARGGYVVVAGVRDPNRAREEYGNLSGVHLVELDVTEPAHIRRAAEIATDLAPRGAIDVLVNNAGYAMMGAQENGDLDAARRMFETNLWGAAAMVQAFVPAMRAARRGTVVTVSSIGARLTNPLVGFYHASKYALNALSEALSVELGPFGVRVVIVEPGMVRTDFPKATVLTGDLTDPQSPYASLFGDLRAGFAAWRDRPDVSTGDTCAEAIWHAIHANPPPIRVVVGDDAAELDRAIRDSADDVEFQQRLRGFLQLDWAPAARDPSD, translated from the coding sequence ATGACCCGGTCTGTCGCAGTTGTCACCGGTGCCGGCCGCGGCGTGGGCCGGGCCACCGTCGAGCGCCTCGCGCGCGGCGGCTATGTGGTGGTGGCCGGCGTCCGCGACCCCAACCGTGCGCGCGAGGAGTACGGCAACCTCTCTGGCGTCCACCTCGTGGAACTCGATGTCACCGAGCCCGCCCACATCCGCCGAGCGGCCGAGATCGCCACCGACCTCGCCCCCCGCGGCGCCATCGACGTACTCGTGAACAACGCAGGCTACGCGATGATGGGGGCTCAGGAGAACGGCGATCTCGATGCCGCGCGCCGGATGTTCGAGACCAATCTCTGGGGTGCGGCGGCGATGGTGCAGGCGTTCGTGCCCGCCATGCGCGCGGCGCGGCGCGGCACGGTGGTGACCGTGTCGTCCATCGGCGCGCGACTCACCAACCCCCTCGTGGGCTTCTACCACGCGTCCAAGTACGCGCTCAATGCCCTCAGCGAGGCCCTGTCGGTGGAACTCGGCCCGTTCGGGGTGCGCGTGGTCATCGTGGAGCCGGGAATGGTCCGCACCGACTTTCCTAAGGCCACAGTTCTCACGGGTGACCTCACTGATCCGCAGTCGCCGTACGCATCGTTGTTTGGCGACCTGCGTGCCGGGTTCGCGGCGTGGCGCGATCGCCCGGACGTAAGCACCGGCGACACCTGCGCCGAGGCCATCTGGCACGCCATCCATGCCAACCCGCCGCCCATCCGCGTGGTGGTGGGTGACGACGCTGCCGAGCTCGATCGCGCCATCCGCGACTCGGCGGACGACGTGGAGTTCCAGCAGCGCCTGCGGGGCTTCCTCCAGCTCGACTGGGCGCCCGCCGCCAGGGACCCGTCGGACTGA
- a CDS encoding glucose-1-phosphate thymidylyltransferase has protein sequence MKGLVLAGGAGTRLRPVTHTSAKQLVPVANKPVLFYGLEALHDAGIREVGIIIGDTGDEIRAAVGDGSAFGLTVTFIPQAAPLGLAHAVLTAAAFLGDDDFVMYLGDNLLRDGITALVDEFRRSAPDAMILLQAVPNPERYGVAVLDGDRVVNLEEKPTAPKSDLALVGVYMFTSSILDAARAITPSPRGELEITDAISYLIDQGRRVEPHVVTGWWKDTGMLEDMLEANRLVLDVISARNDGELVNSEIEGRVVIEAGARLINSHVRGPAIIGHDAVIEDAYVGPYSSISRGCVVRNAEIEHSILLERSRIEDLNVRVESSLIGRDVVISRTDAKPRAYRFLLGDSSVIGLI, from the coding sequence CTGAAGGGCCTCGTCCTCGCCGGGGGTGCTGGAACGCGCCTTCGCCCCGTCACCCACACCTCGGCGAAGCAACTCGTGCCGGTGGCCAACAAGCCCGTGCTCTTCTACGGGCTCGAGGCGCTCCACGACGCCGGAATCCGCGAGGTGGGCATCATCATCGGCGACACCGGGGATGAGATCCGTGCGGCCGTGGGCGACGGATCGGCCTTCGGCCTCACGGTCACCTTCATCCCGCAGGCGGCGCCGCTGGGCCTCGCGCACGCCGTGCTCACCGCCGCCGCCTTCCTCGGCGACGACGATTTCGTGATGTACCTAGGCGACAACCTTCTGCGCGACGGCATTACGGCGCTGGTGGACGAGTTCCGGCGGTCGGCGCCCGACGCGATGATCCTCCTGCAGGCGGTGCCCAACCCCGAGCGTTACGGCGTTGCGGTGCTCGACGGCGACCGGGTGGTGAATCTGGAGGAGAAGCCGACGGCGCCGAAGAGCGATCTGGCCCTCGTGGGCGTCTACATGTTCACCTCGTCCATCCTCGATGCGGCACGGGCCATCACGCCCTCACCGCGTGGCGAACTCGAGATCACCGACGCCATTTCGTACCTCATCGACCAGGGTCGGCGCGTGGAGCCCCATGTGGTGACCGGATGGTGGAAGGACACCGGAATGCTCGAGGACATGTTGGAGGCCAACCGGCTCGTCCTTGATGTCATCTCCGCTCGCAATGACGGTGAGCTGGTGAACTCCGAGATCGAGGGTCGCGTGGTCATCGAGGCGGGTGCCCGCCTGATCAACTCCCACGTGCGCGGTCCGGCGATCATCGGCCACGACGCGGTCATCGAGGACGCCTATGTGGGTCCGTATTCGTCCATCTCCCGGGGCTGCGTGGTGCGCAACGCCGAGATCGAGCACTCGATCCTGCTCGAGCGCAGCCGCATCGAGGACCTGAACGTGCGCGTGGAGTCGAGCCTGATCGGCCGCGACGTGGTCATCTCCCGTACCGACGCCAAACCCCGCGCGTACCGATTCTTGCTCGGCGACTCGTCCGTCATCGGCCTCATCTAG
- a CDS encoding Gfo/Idh/MocA family oxidoreductase: MNADAPIDVAVVGMSYWGPNLARNFDRLEGARLRWACDLDAGLLDRHRSAFPLTTFTTSFDEVLADPETDAVAIATPVPTHARLALAAIAAGKHVFVEKPLALSTSDARAVAEAAEAAGVTCMVDHLLVLHPAVTKVKELVDSGHLGDVHYLYGNRLNLGIVRKDENALWSLGPHDISVMLHIVGEPAVEVSATGASYLQEGVEDVVFGRILFRSGTIGHLHLSWLDPHKMRRMTVIGSDRMVVFDDMESERKVTVYDKGHVPRTGDYGEYIQVRSGDIFSPKIDSAEPLKLVCQHFLDCIRSGEAPIADGWAGLATVEVLQAMDTSLANSGRPVTLEGASA, from the coding sequence GTGAATGCCGACGCGCCCATCGACGTCGCCGTGGTGGGCATGTCGTACTGGGGTCCCAACCTCGCCCGCAACTTCGACCGCCTCGAGGGCGCCCGTCTCCGGTGGGCCTGTGATCTCGACGCGGGCCTGCTCGATCGCCACCGCTCGGCGTTCCCGCTCACCACGTTCACCACGAGCTTCGACGAGGTACTGGCCGACCCCGAAACCGACGCGGTGGCCATCGCCACACCGGTGCCCACCCACGCGCGCCTGGCCCTCGCCGCCATCGCCGCCGGCAAGCACGTGTTCGTGGAGAAGCCACTCGCCCTCAGCACCTCCGACGCCCGCGCCGTAGCCGAGGCCGCCGAGGCCGCTGGCGTCACCTGCATGGTGGACCACCTGCTGGTGCTGCACCCGGCCGTCACCAAGGTCAAGGAGTTGGTGGACTCCGGCCATCTGGGCGATGTGCACTACCTGTACGGCAACCGGCTCAACCTTGGCATCGTGCGCAAGGACGAGAACGCCCTGTGGAGCCTCGGGCCCCACGACATCAGCGTGATGCTGCATATCGTGGGCGAGCCCGCGGTGGAGGTATCCGCAACCGGTGCGAGCTACTTGCAGGAGGGTGTGGAGGACGTGGTGTTCGGCCGCATCCTCTTCCGGAGCGGCACGATCGGCCACCTGCACCTGTCGTGGCTCGACCCCCACAAGATGCGCCGCATGACCGTCATCGGATCCGATCGCATGGTGGTGTTCGACGACATGGAGAGCGAGCGCAAGGTCACGGTGTACGACAAGGGCCACGTGCCCCGTACCGGCGATTACGGCGAGTACATCCAGGTGCGCTCCGGCGACATCTTCAGCCCCAAGATCGACAGTGCCGAGCCACTCAAGCTCGTGTGTCAGCACTTCCTCGACTGCATCCGGTCGGGCGAGGCCCCGATCGCCGACGGCTGGGCGGGGCTCGCCACCGTCGAAGTGCTTCAAGCAATGGACACGTCACTGGCCAACAGCGGCCGACCCGTCACCCTGGAAGGGGCATCCGCATGA
- a CDS encoding nucleotide sugar dehydrogenase, with the protein MVTAPTPRVGVIGLGYVGLPLAVVFAEAGVAVLGVDIAVHTVDAINRGESHINDVSSARLGVLVDHGLVHATTDLDDLPGLEAIIICLPTPLDEHRVPDLSAVLGVVRDIAPRLRADQVVVLESTTYPGTTREEIAPLLEAGSGLTAGTDFHLAFSPERVDPGREDWTTGSTPKVVGGLTPACTQRVLAIYGLAFDSLVPVSTPEVAEMTKILENVFRSVNIALVNEMALLCDRMGVDVWEVIDAAATKPFGYMPFRPGPGLGGHCIPIDPFYLTWKAREYDFHTEFIELAGKINSQMPYFCVDKLARALNDRGKAVKGAKVLVIGVAYKADVNDVRESPALKVISLLIERGADVSYHDPHVPELEAGQGLTEPMTGVPLDKATLAAADCVAVVTAHSGIDWVQVAATTDLVVDFRNAVPREDNVWPL; encoded by the coding sequence ATCGTGACCGCCCCCACGCCGCGCGTCGGCGTCATCGGCCTCGGCTACGTCGGGCTGCCGCTGGCGGTCGTCTTCGCCGAGGCGGGCGTGGCCGTGCTCGGGGTGGACATCGCGGTCCATACGGTGGACGCCATCAACCGTGGCGAGTCGCACATCAACGACGTGTCATCGGCGCGACTCGGGGTGCTGGTGGACCACGGGCTGGTGCACGCGACCACCGACCTCGACGACCTGCCCGGCCTCGAGGCCATCATCATCTGCCTGCCCACCCCGCTGGACGAGCACCGCGTGCCCGACCTCAGCGCCGTGCTGGGCGTCGTGCGGGACATCGCGCCGCGACTGCGCGCCGACCAGGTGGTAGTGCTGGAGAGCACCACCTACCCGGGAACCACCCGCGAAGAGATCGCGCCACTCCTCGAGGCCGGGTCGGGCCTCACCGCAGGCACGGATTTCCACTTGGCGTTCTCGCCTGAGCGCGTGGACCCGGGTCGTGAAGACTGGACCACCGGCAGCACTCCCAAGGTCGTGGGCGGCCTCACTCCGGCCTGCACCCAGAGGGTGCTCGCGATCTACGGCCTCGCATTCGACTCGCTGGTTCCCGTGTCCACCCCCGAGGTGGCCGAGATGACCAAGATCCTCGAGAACGTCTTCCGCAGCGTCAACATCGCGCTCGTCAACGAGATGGCGCTGCTCTGCGACCGCATGGGTGTGGACGTGTGGGAGGTCATCGACGCCGCGGCCACCAAGCCGTTCGGGTACATGCCATTTCGTCCCGGCCCCGGGCTTGGCGGGCACTGCATCCCCATCGACCCGTTCTACCTCACCTGGAAGGCCCGTGAGTACGACTTCCACACCGAGTTCATCGAGCTCGCCGGGAAGATCAACTCGCAGATGCCGTACTTCTGCGTGGACAAGCTCGCGCGGGCGCTCAACGACCGGGGGAAGGCCGTCAAAGGCGCCAAGGTCCTGGTGATCGGCGTCGCCTACAAGGCGGACGTCAATGACGTACGTGAGAGTCCGGCGCTCAAGGTGATCAGCCTGCTCATCGAGCGCGGTGCCGACGTGAGCTACCACGATCCGCACGTGCCCGAGCTCGAGGCGGGCCAGGGCCTTACCGAGCCCATGACCGGCGTGCCGCTCGACAAGGCCACGCTGGCCGCCGCCGACTGCGTTGCGGTGGTCACGGCGCACTCCGGTATCGACTGGGTGCAGGTGGCCGCCACGACCGACCTCGTGGTGGACTTCCGCAACGCAGTTCCACGCGAGGACAACGTGTGGCCACTGTGA
- a CDS encoding UDP-N-acetylglucosamine 2-epimerase (non-hydrolyzing), which produces MKIVSLVGNRPQFVKAAPLCTALRARGEEILVHSGQHYDPALADLFFDELGIPAPDHALEVGPGTPMHQIAVIMERFAPVLATERPDAVVVYGDTTTTLAGALVAAMMGIPVAHVEAGLRSFDRTMPEERNRVVTDHLSDLLLCPTHHAVANLAAEGITTGVHLVGDVMYDACRTFAPLAERHAGPAAHGLTAGNYLLITIHRAAATDTPEALTAMEAVLSSLGQPAIFPMHPRTRAALQADGHLERLMGVPGLTLTPPVGYLEFTALLMHAKAVVTDSGGVQKEAYFHGVPCITLRNTTEWVETVSGGFNRLTGMDPVAVAAALGDLSLPTERPAYYGDGYAAEAIARALVEALG; this is translated from the coding sequence GTGAAGATCGTCTCGCTGGTCGGCAACCGACCCCAATTCGTAAAGGCCGCGCCCCTCTGCACGGCGCTGCGCGCCCGGGGGGAGGAGATCCTCGTGCACTCCGGGCAGCACTACGACCCCGCACTGGCCGATCTCTTCTTCGACGAGCTGGGAATCCCCGCGCCCGACCACGCACTCGAGGTGGGTCCGGGTACCCCCATGCACCAGATCGCCGTAATCATGGAACGGTTCGCACCCGTGCTCGCCACAGAGCGGCCCGATGCCGTGGTGGTGTACGGCGACACCACCACCACTCTGGCCGGCGCACTGGTCGCGGCCATGATGGGTATCCCCGTGGCCCACGTGGAGGCGGGGCTGCGCTCGTTCGACCGCACGATGCCGGAGGAGCGGAACCGTGTGGTCACCGATCACCTCTCTGACCTCCTGCTCTGCCCCACCCACCACGCCGTGGCGAATCTGGCCGCCGAGGGCATCACCACGGGCGTCCACCTGGTGGGAGATGTGATGTACGACGCCTGCCGTACCTTCGCCCCGCTGGCCGAGCGCCACGCCGGTCCGGCGGCCCACGGCCTCACGGCAGGCAACTACCTGCTCATCACCATCCACCGTGCCGCGGCCACGGACACCCCGGAGGCCCTCACCGCGATGGAAGCGGTGCTGTCGTCACTCGGGCAGCCGGCCATCTTCCCGATGCACCCGCGCACCCGGGCTGCACTCCAGGCCGACGGCCACCTCGAGCGGCTGATGGGCGTCCCCGGTCTCACACTCACCCCGCCCGTCGGGTACCTCGAGTTCACCGCGTTGCTCATGCACGCCAAGGCTGTGGTCACCGACTCCGGGGGTGTGCAGAAGGAGGCCTACTTCCACGGCGTCCCCTGCATCACCCTGCGTAACACCACCGAGTGGGTGGAGACCGTGAGCGGCGGCTTCAACCGCCTCACCGGCATGGACCCCGTGGCTGTGGCCGCCGCCCTCGGCGACCTCTCCCTGCCCACGGAGCGCCCGGCGTACTACGGGGATGGCTACGCGGCCGAGGCCATCGCCCGTGCCCTAGTGGAGGCGTTGGGCTAG
- a CDS encoding N-acetyltransferase — protein MSRENLVLGAGVVLPDDVEVGANVVIHDGTIIGTGCVIQDNVVLGKQPKLARRSTTPREPIPPLVIGTGVSVCSGAVIFAGSSIGDNTVIGDQAFVRENVTIGTDCGIGRSVCVENQTTIGNRCNIQSNSYITRLCVLEDDVFIAPCVTTTNDNFMGRTEGRHELLKGATIRRAARIGGGVVILPGIEIGEEAFVAAGALVTKDIPAGKLVAGLPARVWRDVPEEELLENQ, from the coding sequence ATGAGCCGCGAGAACCTGGTGCTCGGAGCGGGCGTGGTACTACCCGACGACGTCGAGGTCGGCGCCAACGTAGTGATCCACGACGGCACGATCATCGGCACGGGCTGCGTGATTCAGGACAACGTGGTGCTGGGCAAGCAGCCGAAGCTCGCACGCCGGTCAACAACGCCGCGTGAGCCCATTCCTCCTCTGGTCATCGGCACGGGCGTGTCCGTCTGCTCGGGCGCCGTCATCTTCGCCGGCAGTTCCATCGGCGACAACACGGTCATCGGCGATCAGGCCTTCGTGCGCGAGAACGTCACGATCGGTACCGACTGCGGCATCGGCCGGTCGGTGTGCGTGGAGAACCAGACCACCATTGGCAATCGCTGCAACATCCAGAGCAACTCGTACATCACGCGTCTCTGCGTGCTCGAGGACGACGTGTTTATCGCCCCGTGCGTCACCACCACGAACGACAACTTCATGGGCCGTACCGAGGGGCGTCACGAGTTGCTCAAGGGCGCCACCATCCGTCGTGCGGCGCGCATCGGTGGCGGGGTGGTCATCCTCCCCGGCATCGAGATCGGCGAGGAGGCCTTCGTGGCCGCCGGTGCCCTGGTGACCAAGGACATCCCCGCCGGCAAGCTGGTGGCCGGACTCCCGGCGCGGGTGTGGCGCGACGTGCCCGAAGAGGAACTGCTCGAGAACCAGTAG
- the rfbB gene encoding dTDP-glucose 4,6-dehydratase has translation MRVLITGGCGFIGSEVVRVAVEHGHEVVNLDKLTYAGNPANVAEFVDNPRYTFIHGDIADAVVAAAAVDGCEVVINLAAESHVDRSLHNPTAFIETDVVGTATLMMAARAAGVRRFVQVSTDEVYGSIPTGAFTETDPLRPSSPYSASKAGGDLQALAIHHTFGYDIVITRGSNTYGPHQYPEKLIPLFVTNALDGLPLPVYGDGQQIRDWIHVRDHAMGIWHAMERGQAGEVYNVGGGNEWPNLEITERILVHTGASHDLITYVDDRPGHDRRYALDTTKLRGLGWAPTVDFDEGLASTVEWYRDRRDWWEPIKSGEYAEWYAMNYAARVQR, from the coding sequence GTGAGGGTCCTCATCACCGGTGGCTGCGGGTTCATCGGGTCGGAGGTCGTGCGTGTGGCCGTGGAGCACGGCCACGAGGTGGTCAACCTCGACAAGCTCACCTACGCGGGGAATCCCGCCAACGTGGCGGAGTTCGTGGACAACCCGCGCTACACGTTCATCCACGGCGACATCGCCGATGCGGTCGTCGCGGCGGCGGCCGTCGACGGGTGCGAAGTGGTCATCAACCTGGCCGCCGAGAGCCACGTGGACCGGAGCCTGCACAATCCGACCGCGTTCATCGAGACCGACGTGGTGGGCACGGCGACGCTCATGATGGCTGCCCGCGCGGCCGGGGTGCGCCGCTTCGTGCAGGTGAGCACCGATGAGGTGTACGGCTCCATCCCCACCGGGGCCTTTACGGAGACCGATCCCCTCCGTCCCTCATCCCCATACTCGGCCAGTAAGGCCGGCGGCGACCTGCAGGCGCTCGCCATCCATCACACGTTTGGCTACGACATCGTCATCACGCGCGGCAGTAACACCTACGGCCCGCACCAGTACCCCGAGAAGCTCATTCCACTGTTCGTCACCAACGCCCTCGACGGCCTGCCCTTGCCGGTGTACGGGGATGGCCAGCAGATTCGCGACTGGATTCACGTGCGCGACCACGCGATGGGCATCTGGCACGCCATGGAGCGTGGCCAGGCTGGAGAGGTGTACAACGTCGGTGGCGGCAACGAGTGGCCCAACCTGGAGATCACCGAGCGCATTCTCGTGCATACCGGCGCATCCCACGACCTCATCACGTACGTGGACGACCGTCCGGGGCACGATCGCCGCTACGCGCTCGACACCACCAAACTGCGGGGTCTGGGCTGGGCACCGACGGTGGACTTCGACGAGGGCCTCGCCTCCACCGTGGAGTGGTATCGCGATCGCCGGGACTGGTGGGAGCCCATCAAGAGCGGGGAGTACGCCGAGTGGTACGCCATGAACTACGCCGCGCGGGTGCAGCGGTGA
- the rfbD gene encoding dTDP-4-dehydrorhamnose reductase, which yields MRALVIGHRGMLGTDLMDHLVATGHDAVGLDLPEVDITDSRQTIRRVREAMPDVVFHLAAWTDVDGAESNEVQALTVNGEGTRHVAVACREVGATLVTVSTDYVFSGEDGPYRESSPTDPIQAYGRSKLAGERLAELEYPKGTRIARTGWLYGQHGRNFVDTMRALGVTRDHVDVVADQTGSPTWTRDLCPALVALADLPAGTYHVAGGGSTTWADLAREVFRLTGLDCEVRDITTEAAGRPAPRPMASVLEVTHEGAPRLRAWDTALADYIRECS from the coding sequence GTGCGGGCGCTCGTCATCGGTCACCGGGGAATGCTCGGTACCGACCTCATGGATCACCTCGTGGCGACCGGGCACGATGCGGTGGGTCTCGATCTCCCCGAGGTGGATATCACCGATTCCCGCCAGACCATCCGCAGGGTGCGCGAGGCCATGCCCGACGTGGTGTTTCACCTCGCGGCGTGGACCGACGTGGACGGTGCCGAGAGCAACGAGGTCCAAGCGCTCACCGTGAACGGAGAGGGCACGCGACATGTGGCCGTCGCCTGTCGCGAGGTCGGGGCGACGCTGGTGACAGTGTCCACCGACTACGTCTTCTCAGGCGAGGACGGTCCGTACCGGGAGAGTTCACCTACCGACCCGATCCAAGCGTACGGGCGCAGCAAACTGGCCGGCGAACGACTGGCCGAACTGGAGTACCCCAAGGGCACGCGCATCGCACGTACGGGCTGGCTGTACGGGCAGCACGGCAGGAACTTCGTGGACACCATGCGGGCCCTTGGGGTCACCCGCGATCATGTGGACGTGGTGGCCGATCAGACCGGCTCTCCCACCTGGACTCGCGATCTGTGTCCGGCCCTCGTGGCACTGGCCGATCTGCCCGCGGGGACCTACCACGTGGCGGGTGGCGGCAGCACCACGTGGGCCGACCTCGCCCGTGAGGTCTTCCGGCTCACGGGCCTCGATTGCGAGGTGCGTGACATCACCACCGAGGCGGCGGGACGCCCGGCCCCCCGGCCGATGGCGAGTGTGCTCGAGGTAACCCATGAGGGAGCCCCACGCCTGCGTGCGTGGGACACTGCCCTCGCTGACTACATCAGGGAGTGTTCGTGA
- a CDS encoding glycerate kinase, which translates to MRVVVAPAAFKGALGSMAAADAIATGVRLAGASATCVPVADGGEGTLDALVAASGGRRVVVRARDPLARPITAAFGLLPDGTGVVEMARASGYERLADSERDSEATTTLGTGDLIRAALDAGATRLIIGVGGSATTDGGMGIAIALGARVRDASGADLSGIGADLAHVAVVDVSGLDPRLKRIPILVACDVTSPLVGPRGAAQVFGPQKGASAAAVVRLDAGLAHLAAVMAGQGLPDVAHLPRAGAAGGAAGGMMAMMGASLVDGGTLVVRAAGLSATLADADLCITGEGRLDAQTLSGKAPAAVAAACVAAGVPCVGLFGQVDLPSRLVRRMGLVSARSIGRRDRDLAAALAATADDLAAAAASVVALQDR; encoded by the coding sequence ATGCGGGTGGTCGTCGCACCGGCGGCGTTCAAGGGGGCACTCGGTTCGATGGCAGCAGCGGACGCCATCGCCACGGGCGTGCGCCTCGCCGGTGCGTCGGCGACCTGCGTTCCGGTGGCCGATGGAGGGGAGGGGACCCTCGACGCGCTAGTTGCGGCATCTGGTGGGCGGCGGGTGGTGGTACGCGCCCGCGACCCGCTGGCGCGCCCCATCACGGCGGCGTTTGGACTGCTTCCGGATGGAACCGGCGTCGTGGAGATGGCCCGGGCATCCGGGTACGAGCGGCTGGCGGACAGTGAGCGTGATTCCGAGGCGACGACCACCCTCGGCACGGGCGATCTCATTCGCGCCGCGCTGGATGCCGGGGCGACGCGCCTCATCATCGGGGTGGGAGGGAGCGCCACCACCGACGGCGGCATGGGAATCGCCATCGCGCTGGGTGCCCGGGTGCGGGATGCATCGGGAGCGGACCTGTCTGGGATCGGCGCCGATCTGGCCCACGTGGCCGTGGTGGACGTGTCGGGTCTCGACCCGCGGCTCAAACGAATCCCCATCTTGGTGGCCTGCGACGTGACGAGCCCACTCGTGGGACCCCGTGGCGCGGCCCAGGTCTTCGGCCCCCAGAAGGGGGCGTCGGCCGCGGCGGTCGTTCGTCTGGACGCCGGGCTCGCACACCTCGCAGCGGTCATGGCCGGACAGGGGCTGCCCGATGTGGCGCACCTGCCCCGTGCCGGCGCGGCCGGTGGCGCGGCGGGCGGGATGATGGCCATGATGGGTGCCAGCCTGGTGGATGGCGGCACGCTGGTGGTCCGTGCGGCGGGCCTGTCGGCGACGCTTGCGGACGCCGATCTGTGCATCACCGGCGAGGGACGCCTCGACGCCCAGACTCTCAGTGGCAAGGCACCGGCGGCGGTCGCGGCCGCCTGCGTGGCCGCAGGCGTGCCCTGCGTCGGCCTGTTCGGGCAGGTTGACCTCCCCTCCCGACTGGTTCGCCGGATGGGACTGGTGTCGGCCCGTTCGATCGGGCGCCGCGACCGCGATCTCGCGGCGGCGTTGGCAGCCACGGCCGACGATCTCGCGGCCGCGGCGGCCTCGGTGGTGGCCCTCCAGGACCGGTGA
- a CDS encoding cytochrome c biogenesis protein CcdA, with translation MNSLSLVSLAIAFAAGFVSFASPCVLALVPGYLSFISGVPTDEVESRWRGVIRPTAAFVLGFAVMFALFGASAGLIGRSLARDRDILNIVSGSVLIVMGLAMLLLPRLRMFQSTRRVHLNRRPETLVGAGFVGAAFAAGWTPCIGPILGSILTYAAPTGSPAAGALLLFVYSLGLGIPFLLAGIFMTQTLAASRWIRDRWTVVNAVGASLMIALGILILTGNLERITQSLSGIGFSGL, from the coding sequence GTGAACAGCCTCTCCCTAGTCTCGCTCGCGATCGCCTTCGCGGCGGGGTTCGTGTCGTTCGCATCGCCCTGCGTGCTCGCACTGGTGCCCGGCTACCTGTCGTTCATCTCCGGCGTTCCCACCGACGAGGTGGAATCGCGGTGGCGGGGCGTCATCCGCCCCACCGCCGCCTTCGTGCTGGGGTTCGCCGTCATGTTCGCCCTCTTCGGGGCGAGCGCGGGGCTGATCGGACGCTCGCTCGCACGCGATCGCGACATCCTGAACATCGTGTCCGGGTCCGTGCTCATCGTTATGGGCCTGGCCATGCTGCTGCTCCCGCGCCTACGCATGTTCCAGTCCACCCGCCGCGTCCATCTCAACCGGCGTCCCGAGACCCTCGTGGGAGCCGGGTTCGTGGGGGCCGCGTTCGCCGCCGGGTGGACGCCGTGCATCGGACCCATCCTCGGCAGCATCCTCACCTACGCCGCACCCACCGGATCGCCCGCGGCGGGCGCCCTCTTGCTCTTCGTCTACTCGCTGGGTCTGGGGATCCCGTTCTTACTCGCCGGTATCTTTATGACCCAGACGCTCGCGGCCAGCCGATGGATCCGCGACCGGTGGACCGTGGTCAACGCGGTGGGGGCGTCACTCATGATCGCCCTCGGCATCCTTATTCTCACCGGTAACCTCGAGCGCATCACCCAGAGCCTGTCGGGCATCGGGTTCAGCGGCCTCTAG